Part of the Haloarchaeobius litoreus genome is shown below.
CGCGTCCGGCGTCGCGTACCCGTACAGCGGGTCGATCTCCGGCTGCCCGGCGTCGGACTCGGCCGTCACGGGTGCGCTCCCCGCCGACGTGAGCGCGGCCCCCGCACCGAGCGCCCAGAGCAGTGCCCGCCGTCCGACACCGGTCCCCGTGTCCGGCGGTTCGACCGGACCATCGGTGGCTGTCGATACGTCTCCGCGACCGTCCGCACTGGTGTGAGTCTTGCGTGGCATCGTCCTTCTGCTGCTGTCACTTCCGGGCCACGACCATCGTGTCCGGTCCGGGCAGGGGCGTGGCCTCCCCGCCCTCGAACCCGGCCTGGTGGAGCCACTCGATGCACTGGCCGGGGGTGTAGTCCGAGCCGTCGGGTGTCTCGATGAGCATGTTCAAACTCATCAGGAGCGGCAGTACGGCGTTCCGGCGGTCCTCGTCGATCATCGTTCCGTAGACGACGACGGCCCCACCGGGCTCGACCGCCCCGTACACCTTCGAGAGTATCTCCCGTCTGTCGTCGAACGACCAGTCGTGGAGGATGTGGCCGAGGACGTAGACGTCCGCGGCGGGCAGCGACTCGTCGGCGAAGAAGTCGACGGTCCGGAACTCGATGCGGTCTGCGGCGGGGCTCTCCCGGGTGAAGCGCTGGAAGTGCGGTTCGATGCGCGGGAGGTCGGCCCCGACGGCCCGGACGTGGTCGTTCACCTCGACGATACGCCGCGGAACCACGCCTTCGCTGGTCCCGAGGTCGACCACGGAGTCGTGGTCCTCCCACGGGAACTCGTTGGCGATGACGTCAGCCGCGGCCATACTGAGGCTGGTCATCGCGCCGACGAACTGCTCGAGGATGTCGTCGTCGTGGTAGATGACTCCCTCGAACGGGTGTGTCCCCTCGTCCTCGAGTTCGTTCTGGGGGCGTCCGGTTCGGAGTGCGGTTTCCAGGTCCCCCCAGAACGGATAGAGGCGGTCGTCGACCATCTCGAACCAGCCGACGAACGACGTCGGTTTCCCCGCGACGAGGAACGCCGCTGCCTCGGGTGTGTTCCGGTACTCGTACGCCTCGCGCTCCAGCAGGTCGAGCGCGACGAGCGCGTCGAGGAAGTCACGCGAGGCCCTCGGATGCAGACCGAGCGACTCTTCCAGCTCCTCGACGGTGAGCGGTCCGTTCCGGTCGAGTTCGGTGAAGACCCCGAGACTGGTGGCACTCAGCAGTGCCTTCGACGCCCAGAATCCCTGACCGAGCTCGAGTATGCGTTCGGGAGTCGGCTCGTCTCCTGGCATCTCATGTACCCTCCGTGGTCCCGGTGACCACGGATGAAGCTATCGCGACCGCCAGAATTATAATTTTTGTGAGACGATTGCGACTCGGTGTGACCACCACAACGAGCTAACCGGCGGTAACCTCGCGGGAGGCGTCCGCGGTCAGTCCTGGACCTCGAGCGCGGGCATCTCCGCGGCGGTGTACTCGAACGCCCAGTCCTCGAACGCCTCGAACACGGTCGCGAGTCCGTCACCCGGTTCGGTCAGGTCGTAGTAGGTGGCGATGGGCCGGTCCTCCAGCCGGCGCGTGACAAGCTCCTGCTCCTCGAGCTCCTCGACAACTCGGGAGAGGGTGGACGAATCGGCGGTCGTCGTCTCCTGGAGCTCGCTGAACCGTTGCTCGCCGTACAGATGGAGGCTCCGGAGGACAGCGAGCCGCCACTTGGAGCCGACGATCTCGAACGCCCGGGCGACCGGGCAGACTTCGAACAGGTCGTCTTCCGGGTCGGGTTTCGGTGGGTCCTCGTAGTCCATCTTCCTAGGCTAGTGTTAACATCCCCCACGAAAAAGCTATCCGAAGCGTTCCGTCGGACACGAACGGCCCGGCACGGAGTCGACACCTGGGGTGGAGTCCCCTTGGAGAGCGACCGTCGCCGACGACCGTCTCTGCAGGGTGCGTGCGAGGCTACTGTGACTCGACACGGAGCCGTTCTGCCCGTGTCTGCGAGTCAACAGGATCCAGCTCCGAGACTGCGAACGGTCGCGCCTCCTCCCGGCACCGGGCGTAGACTGCCTCCGCCCATTCGCGTGCATCGGGCGACGCTGTGTCGATGACGGCTTCGAGCTGGGCGGTCTCCGGGTCGTGCCCACAGATACCGATACAGTCGTCCATGACGTTGAGGCCACACCGGGTGTCGTCTGGCAGGTCGTCGTGAAGGAAGACGGTGCAGTTGTCACACTCGAACGCGCTGGCCACCAGCTCCGGATTCCAGTCCACGACCGCCTGGAGCACTGGACGCGAGTAGATGTACTCCATCTCCATTCCCTCCAACACGCGTCGGCAGAAGACCTCGAGGTTCCCCGACTTGTAGATCGTCGTTCCGAGCCCCCGGATGGAATCGGTCGATTCGAGGAGGTGGGTCACCCGTTCGACGGGCGTGTACGGGTAGTTCGGCCCGGGGTACGCGACGACGACGTCCTCGAACTGCTCGACCGCGAACCCATCCATCTCCTGGGGCAACCACCGCCAGACC
Proteins encoded:
- a CDS encoding acetylserotonin O-methyltransferase, which gives rise to MPGDEPTPERILELGQGFWASKALLSATSLGVFTELDRNGPLTVEELEESLGLHPRASRDFLDALVALDLLEREAYEYRNTPEAAAFLVAGKPTSFVGWFEMVDDRLYPFWGDLETALRTGRPQNELEDEGTHPFEGVIYHDDDILEQFVGAMTSLSMAAADVIANEFPWEDHDSVVDLGTSEGVVPRRIVEVNDHVRAVGADLPRIEPHFQRFTRESPAADRIEFRTVDFFADESLPAADVYVLGHILHDWSFDDRREILSKVYGAVEPGGAVVVYGTMIDEDRRNAVLPLLMSLNMLIETPDGSDYTPGQCIEWLHQAGFEGGEATPLPGPDTMVVARK
- a CDS encoding winged helix-turn-helix transcriptional regulator, which gives rise to MDYEDPPKPDPEDDLFEVCPVARAFEIVGSKWRLAVLRSLHLYGEQRFSELQETTTADSSTLSRVVEELEEQELVTRRLEDRPIATYYDLTEPGDGLATVFEAFEDWAFEYTAAEMPALEVQD
- a CDS encoding helix-turn-helix transcriptional regulator, which gives rise to MDTAIQAIEFLARSEHRVAALEAFREDARDRRDLRATTGASDPTIGRIIRDFEDRSWLTRDGPKYELTPLGEYVTDRFFELREGMRTGETLQEVWRWLPQEMDGFAVEQFEDVVVAYPGPNYPYTPVERVTHLLESTDSIRGLGTTIYKSGNLEVFCRRVLEGMEMEYIYSRPVLQAVVDWNPELVASAFECDNCTVFLHDDLPDDTRCGLNVMDDCIGICGHDPETAQLEAVIDTASPDAREWAEAVYARCREEARPFAVSELDPVDSQTRAERLRVESQ